AGTTTGGATATAGGGTCTTGTTCTGTTAGGGTCCAGTTCAAACAGGGTCCAGTTCAGACAGGGTCCAGTTCAGATAGGGTCCAGTTCAGACAGGGTCCAGTTCAGATGGGGTCCAGTTTGGATATAGGGTCTTATTCTGTTAGGGTCCAGTTCAAACAGGGTCCAGTTCAGACAGGGTCCAGTTCAGATAGGGTCCAGTTCAGATGGGGTCCAGTTTGGATATAGGGTCTTGTTCTGTTAGGGTCCAGTTCAAACAGGGTCCAGTTCAGACAGGGTCCAGTTCAGATAGGGTCCAGTTCAGACAGGGTCCAGTTCAGACAGGGTCCAGTTCAGATGGGGTCCAGTTCATATAGAGTTAAATAATTTGTAGAAATGGAACATCCAAGTCATGTTTCTATTCCTGTAGTAATgctgtagtcagggtgatgttgGTAGATAGCTCCTGTGGACACTCTGGACTCTTCAGTGCTGACTAATAGCTCTATTTACCCCTGAGGTcatctaccgtgtgtgtgtgtgtgtgtgtgtgtgtgtgtgtgtgtgtgtgtgtgtgtgtgtgtgtgtgtgtgtgtgtgtgtgtgtgtgtgtgtgcagacccTATCTTGAATATAGAGGAAAGGGCAgcgtgcgtacacacacacacaaacaaacacacacactgacccacacacactcacatacaaacacacacacatacaaacacacacacacactgacacccacactcacatacaaacacacacacatgcaaacacacacactgacacccacaCGCAatgccacatacacacacacactgacgcacacacacacactgacatccatacacacatacaaatacacccacatactgtacaaacacatacacacaaacatgttGACCTCTTACACAAATAGACAATAACACAAATATGAAAGCATGCagacagagatggggacagaTCTGGGGTGTATCATTGGGTCAGGGGACGTGGcggtgtgtgcgggtgtgtgtgagTTTTACTGGGTGTGGGTGTGCGAGCATGTCTGTTTATTGGTGGCTGTGAgcctgtgtctgggtgtgtgtgagttCAGAGGTGGTGGTTAAAACTCCTGTCACAGTGATAACGTGTCAAATGCCAGCGGgtgcagacagagacacacagagacagagaaaccaaCGACCGACACTcatctctcttgtcctctccctcacctctctcttgtcttctctctctctctctctctctctctctctctctctctctctctctctctctctctctctctctctctctctctctctctctctctctctctctctctctctctcttctttcttctctctcaatctccatcTTTCgcaatcttctctctctctctctctctctctctctctcttctttctcttctctctcaatctccatcTTTCgcaatcttctctctctcttttcactctctctcactttctcttctctctttctgtcaatctctttctctctctcacacacttctctctcaatctcacactcaatctatccctctcactctctctactttATTTATGGAGAgttactctctcctccacagtTCTTACCAGAGTTCTGTTCTTTTCTCCGGCTTCGGGAAGCTGCGCTCTGACAGGAGGCTGTGTGATGTTGTCTTGGAGACGGGAGGCATGTCCTTCCCGTGTCACCGCGTCCTATTGGCCAGTTCCAGCCAGTATTTCTGGTGTTTGTTTGgtgagaagatggaggagaggatagctGCTTGCATTAGACTCCCAGCGCTAACTCCTGCAGGACTAGAGACTGTTCTGGACTTCCTGTACTCTGGATGGCTCAGCCTATCAGCTACCTCACTGCCCGTTGTTCTGGAGACTGCCAGGTACCTTCAGGTGGACACAGCTGTGTCGCTATGCGAGCGCTTCCTTAGCGACGGGCTGTCGCTGAGGACCTCATGTTTCTATGCCAACCTGGCTGAGCACCACTTCCTGCCTGACGCGCTGGCAGCCGCCAATCAAATCATCGCCATGGAGATGGCCACTTTGCtacaggaggacagggaggggctTCTGGGGTTGAACGTCCAATCACTAACGGATGTGCTGGACAGGGATGAACTACCTGGTGTCAAGGAGGTGGAGCTACTGAAACTTACGCTGGATTGGCTGGATGCTAACCAGCCTCTCCCATTGGTCCGCTGTAACCTGCTGCTCAGCCGACTCCGTTTTGGATTGGTTACTCCCTCTGACATCACAACAATAAGCCCTGCCCACACCAACATGAACACGCCCCTGATGAGGAGTAAGGTAGCGCAGGCGCTGGAGTATCATTGGCTGGGCTCAGCTAGACCAATAAGACAGAGCCGACACTCCTCCCTCAGAGCAGCAGCCAACCACGTGCTCCTAGTGGGGGGTGGGCCCAGCACTGATTGGCCACAGCAGCAGGTGCTCACCTTCGACCTTAGAGACAGGAAGTGGTCATCATTGAGCGCTGGTCTCCCACGACGACTGAAGAACCACTGTGTGTGCTGCGTCGGGGGGTTCCTGTTTGTgattggaggaggagaggtgaagggcgGAGCAGAGGGGGGCGAAGGGAAGTCTGTTTCTATGATGACAACTAATTGTGTGTGGCGGTACGATCCTCGCTTTGCATGCTGGGAGGAAGCGGACCCCATGCTGGAGAGGAGATCCCAGTTCAGCTGCTGTGTTGTAGACCATGTCATCTACACTAtagggggaacacacacacactcagacacacactcctGCCTGGCCTCAGTGGAGTTCTATGACATGGCAGCAGGTCATTGGCGGAGAGGAATTTCTCTGCCCCGCCCCCTTTATGGCCATGCCTCGGTCACCCTGGGAACTGGAATCCTAATGTCTGGTGGTAGCCATGGCAACCAGGACCATACACAGGTCAGTATCCAGGAGGGTAATCAGGGCAACTGTGAGGTCCTCTTCCTAAATATGGTTGCTAGGGGTGGAGTTTGGGAGAAGCGAGCACCGATGTCCATTGGCCGTTTCGGTCACCGCATGGCAACAGTTGCTGGATGTGTCTACGCGTTACTAGGAATGTACGAGCACTACTGCGATATTGAGCGATATGACTCACTCGCTGACCAGTGGACACGCCTTCGCCCAGCACTCATTGGCTCATTCGACTACGGACTGGTGGCAACAGCAAATGGGAGGCTGCTGCTGTTTGGAGGCAGGAAATGGCGGGATGGACAGGAAGTGAGCGTAGCAGGTGTTCTAGAatatgacacagagagagaccgttGGGCCGAGATCTGTCAGCTACACACTCCTCTGACTGGAACACAATGTGTTGTGATGGCTCTGTCAGACTAacacaatatacagggagtaaaaataacatggctatatacagggagtagaaataACATGGAAATATACAGGATGTAGaaaatagcatggctatatacagggagtagaaaataacatggatatatacagggagtataaaataatatggctatatacaggaagtataaaataacatggctatatacaggaagtagaaaataacatggttatatacagggagtagaaaataacatggttaaatacagggagtagaaaataacatgaccatagtggttcttcctttaaaagttgcgttgTACTGCCACACAGCTTGAGGGCTGCTGCGGATTgcacgttatttaagtgtcagccattgttgccattaAGGCTAGTTAGTATTAATGCTAGTTAAtactagtttgaccaccagagggcatgtttgagaagcatttgactgTATTAATATTGGCTGGACTAgagatttcattttttttgtaagaacatagtatatgtGATTTAGCttaattcatttgattaatattatggtgtttctattccaagaaaaatgaAAAACGAAACCCTCGGGGTTTCCATTAGGAAAATATGGCACTGTACAACGCTGTACTAAGTGACTGCGAGTGAAGAGgaaaataatcctaacatttctacaccctaattgtaggctatccaatacccaaacggagattcagtgaaaattaaaatctcattgatttaccaagaccagtccccatgctcaGAGCAGCACgaaacggtgctgaaatagttgaccacacgCGGGTATAGCCATGTTCAAATCCTATCATAACAATTGGATGACTTTGTTCCAGTAAGAAACAATTTGTTGCCTTCGTTAGACTACTTTATTCTGAAAAATTAATCTGTAAATCTGCCAAGCCTATAAGCAAAGATGAACTGGTGAAGGCCATCAAGATGTTTTGGCTTGAGAAACTGACAATACAACAATGCAACAAATACATTGATCATTTCAGCAAGGTTTTGCCATGTGGTCGTGGATCTGGGGGGAAGTGCAACTAAAATTTAGCTGAGATGTGTACAGTAGTGGAAATAAACATCTGTattttaaaagtattttttattgttattttattaacgaaagcataaagatgttgaTGAACATATACTGTGTTAAACTTTAGAGTACTTAAGCATCAAATACATTGCAAGTTGGGTGGATTTTCACACCTACAGTGGCCGGGCTATTAAACTAATCGTGGATAACAGATCGGCTCTCGGAACTCATTCTGCTTCTTTCTTCAATATGCTTTAAATGTCACAAATAATTGAACCCAACATGAGCAGATGAACTTGgtcaaaacatgtatttatta
This genomic window from Oncorhynchus gorbuscha isolate QuinsamMale2020 ecotype Even-year linkage group LG07, OgorEven_v1.0, whole genome shotgun sequence contains:
- the LOC124039076 gene encoding kelch-like protein 34 translates to MESYSLLHSSYQSSVLFSGFGKLRSDRRLCDVVLETGGMSFPCHRVLLASSSQYFWCLFGEKMEERIAACIRLPALTPAGLETVLDFLYSGWLSLSATSLPVVLETARYLQVDTAVSLCERFLSDGLSLRTSCFYANLAEHHFLPDALAAANQIIAMEMATLLQEDREGLLGLNVQSLTDVLDRDELPGVKEVELLKLTLDWLDANQPLPLVRCNLLLSRLRFGLVTPSDITTISPAHTNMNTPLMRSKVAQALEYHWLGSARPIRQSRHSSLRAAANHVLLVGGGPSTDWPQQQVLTFDLRDRKWSSLSAGLPRRLKNHCVCCVGGFLFVIGGGEVKGGAEGGEGKSVSMMTTNCVWRYDPRFACWEEADPMLERRSQFSCCVVDHVIYTIGGTHTHSDTHSCLASVEFYDMAAGHWRRGISLPRPLYGHASVTLGTGILMSGGSHGNQDHTQVSIQEGNQGNCEVLFLNMVARGGVWEKRAPMSIGRFGHRMATVAGCVYALLGMYEHYCDIERYDSLADQWTRLRPALIGSFDYGLVATANGRLLLFGGRKWRDGQEVSVAGVLEYDTERDRWAEICQLHTPLTGTQCVVMALSD